Proteins from one Homalodisca vitripennis isolate AUS2020 chromosome 3, UT_GWSS_2.1, whole genome shotgun sequence genomic window:
- the LOC124358368 gene encoding uncharacterized protein LOC124358368, producing MSGICAKCNNATSDDDSVKCVECASVFHAKCTSLDLSKKLTRRTNFRCEKCKGATSVNSSDSEDGFKSSILRAITDLRSDFNTTLNLKLGDFETKINESLNSKLSEIEKTIPNIGGSFESSIDSLKAENELRRDECAQLRTKCNSLTQEVSTMKEQIQDMQQYSRLQNLEISGVPVSPNENVFAVLQAIAAAINTPWRRDDVSAAHRLGSPRGRQARPPNIVVRFVSRSVRAEWLQAAKSNRNLDAVHISSAYSPSSVYINEHLTSYTKALLNQAKTMVKDRQLAFAWIKEGRVLVKNTADERARRVRSFEDLGVVDRGRRGGGDSESSYAATGK from the coding sequence ATGTCAGGTATTTGTGCAAAGTGTAATAACGCAACTTCAGATGATGACTCAGTTAAATGTGTTGAATGTGCAAGTGTGTTTCACGCGAAATGTACTAGTTTGGACCTTTCAAAAAAACTGACTAGGCGAACAAATTTCCGCTGTGAAAAGTGTAAAGGAGCTACATCCGTAAATAGTAGTGACTCTGAAGACGGGTTTAAGTCTAGTATTCTCCGAGCTATAACAGACCTCAGAAGCGATTTTAATACAACTCTTAATTTAAAACTCGGcgattttgaaacaaaaataaatgaaagtttgAACTCTAAACTGTCTGAAATAGAAAAAACAATACCAAATATAGGTGGATCGTTCGAGTCATCCATCGATTCTCTCAAAGCCGAAAATGAGTTGCGGCGGGACGAGTGTGCTCAGCTACGAACTAAGTGTAATTCACTAACGCAGGAAGTCTCCACCATGAAGGAACAGATTCAGGACATGCAACAGTACAGTCGGTTGCAGAATCTGGAAATATCCGGCGTTCCAGTGTCACCAAATGAAAATGTGTTCGCAGTTTTGCAAGCTATTGCAGCAGCAATTAATACTCCATGGCGACGCGACGACGTATCTGCAGCGCACCGCTTGGGATCTCCACGAGGTCGTCAGGCCCGTCCACCAAACATAGTCGTACGCTTTGTGAGTCGATCAGTTCGCGCCGAATGGCTTCAGGCCGCCAAGTCAAACAGGAACCTTGATGCAGTTCACATCAGTTCGGCGTACAGTCCGTCATCTGTCTATATTAATGAACACCTAACCAGCTATACGAAGGCTCTGCTCAACCAAGCCAAGACCATGGTCAAGGATCGTCAGCTGGCGTTTGCCTGGATCAAAGAGGGTCGAGTACTCGTGAAGAATACAGCGGACGAACGGGCCAGGAGGGTGAGGAGCTTCGAGGACCTGGGTGTTGTGGATCGTGGTCGCCGCGGGGGAGGTGACAGTGAGAGCTCCTACGCTGCTACTGGAAAGTAG